A part of Egibacteraceae bacterium genomic DNA contains:
- a CDS encoding cupredoxin domain-containing protein: protein MSSIRISLLGLVAALAVAGTACTPQEPDVTPEEQVGAAQRPEEPAENGEDAGDDAEGEGGGETVTFVAEDILFADAPSEVPAGSVTFELLNDGSADHDVTIDDLGGEPIVEAPGGETATGTAELEPGEYEYYCSVPGHKSSMNGTFTVTE from the coding sequence ATGTCGTCGATCAGGATCTCGTTGTTGGGACTCGTGGCCGCGTTGGCCGTCGCCGGGACCGCGTGCACCCCCCAGGAGCCCGACGTCACCCCCGAGGAACAGGTGGGCGCCGCGCAGCGTCCCGAGGAGCCCGCCGAGAACGGCGAGGACGCCGGCGATGACGCCGAGGGCGAGGGTGGCGGCGAGACCGTCACCTTCGTCGCCGAGGACATCCTCTTCGCCGACGCCCCGAGCGAGGTCCCGGCGGGCAGCGTCACCTTCGAGCTGCTCAACGACGGCAGCGCCGACCACGACGTCACGATCGACGACCTCGGCGGCGAGCCCATCGTGGAGGCCCCCGGTGGCGAGACCGCGACCGGCACCGCCGAGCTCGAACCCGGCGAGTACGAGTACTACTGCTCCGTCCCCGGTCACAAGAGCAGCATGAACGGCACGTTCACCGTCACCGAGTAG
- a CDS encoding AAA family ATPase yields the protein MPAAVYAVANQKGGVAKTATTVSLGAALAERGQAVLVVDLDAQASLTFSLGYDSDALDPTMHDVVLGRATLAASILSHAEMDVAPASIDLAGAEVALLTRTGREYVLRAEIDTLRDTYDAILIDCPPSLGVLTLNALTAADRVLIPLQCETLSHRGVSQLLETITDVQRLTNRGLEVAGLIATMFDGRTRHAREILADVVTRYDLPIVGVPVRKSVRFAEAPLHGRSILAYAGGVPGAAAYRVIAGELAGLAVDPTVREAAGEVPQ from the coding sequence GTGCCAGCTGCCGTCTACGCCGTCGCCAACCAGAAGGGCGGGGTGGCCAAGACGGCCACCACCGTGTCCCTCGGCGCGGCGCTCGCCGAGCGCGGCCAGGCCGTGCTGGTCGTGGACCTGGACGCGCAGGCGTCGCTCACGTTCAGCCTGGGCTACGACTCCGACGCGCTCGACCCGACCATGCACGACGTGGTGCTCGGCCGCGCCACCTTGGCCGCGAGCATCCTGTCGCACGCGGAGATGGACGTCGCCCCGGCCAGCATCGACCTCGCGGGCGCCGAGGTCGCGCTGCTGACCCGCACCGGCCGCGAATACGTGCTGCGCGCGGAGATCGACACCCTGCGCGACACCTACGACGCGATCCTGATCGACTGCCCGCCGTCGCTCGGGGTGCTCACCCTGAACGCGCTGACCGCCGCGGACCGGGTGCTGATCCCGCTGCAGTGCGAGACGTTGTCGCACCGCGGCGTGAGCCAGCTGCTCGAGACGATCACCGACGTGCAGCGGCTCACCAACCGCGGGCTCGAGGTCGCGGGCCTGATCGCCACGATGTTCGACGGGCGCACCCGCCACGCCCGCGAGATCCTCGCCGACGTCGTCACCCGCTACGACCTGCCGATCGTCGGGGTGCCCGTGCGCAAGAGCGTGCGCTTCGCCGAGGCGCCGCTGCACGGCAGGTCGATCCTCGCCTACGCCGGCGGGGTCCCCGGGGCGGCGGCCTACCGGGTGATCGCGGGCGAGCTGGCCGGCCTCGCCGTCGACCCGACCGTGCGCGAGGCTGCCGGAGAGGTGCCGCAGTGA
- a CDS encoding inositol monophosphatase family protein, with the protein MSGLSEDLLELAERAAVRAGRELLTRYGDASGVSTKSSATDPVSDADRASEEVLVQTLLAERPDDGLLGEEGADRPAVSGLRWVLDPLDGTVNYLYGFPAWCVSVACEDRTDGQWTGVVGVVHDPLRGETFTARRGEGARLNGVSLRVNDPVPLKAALIATGFSYDADHRRRQAAVMADLVPNVRDIRRAGSAALDLCAVAAGRVDGYYEEIASRWDWAAGALIAVEAGARFGRLPTPPEEPGVLAAGPALAGALRAAVTRP; encoded by the coding sequence GTGAGCGGGCTGTCCGAGGACCTGCTGGAGCTCGCCGAGCGAGCGGCCGTGCGTGCCGGACGCGAGCTGCTCACCCGCTACGGCGACGCGTCGGGCGTCAGCACGAAGTCCAGCGCCACCGACCCCGTCAGCGACGCCGACCGCGCGTCCGAGGAGGTGCTCGTCCAGACGCTGCTGGCCGAACGGCCCGACGACGGGCTGCTTGGTGAGGAGGGGGCCGACCGCCCGGCGGTGTCGGGGTTGCGCTGGGTCCTCGACCCGCTGGACGGGACGGTCAACTACCTCTACGGGTTTCCTGCCTGGTGCGTGAGCGTGGCCTGCGAAGACCGTACAGATGGGCAGTGGACGGGCGTCGTCGGCGTCGTGCACGACCCGCTGCGCGGCGAGACCTTCACCGCGCGGCGCGGCGAGGGCGCACGGCTGAACGGCGTGTCGCTGCGCGTCAACGACCCCGTGCCCCTGAAAGCGGCCCTGATCGCCACGGGCTTCAGCTATGACGCCGACCACCGGCGGCGCCAGGCGGCGGTCATGGCGGACCTCGTCCCGAACGTGCGCGACATCCGGAGGGCCGGATCGGCCGCCCTGGACCTGTGCGCGGTCGCCGCGGGCCGGGTCGACGGCTACTACGAGGAGATCGCCTCGCGCTGGGACTGGGCAGCGGGCGCGCTCATCGCCGTCGAGGCCGGCGCCCGGTTCGGCCGTCTGCCTACCCCACCCGAGGAGCCCGGCGTCCTCGCGGCCGGGCCGGCGCTCGCCGGCGCCCTGCGCGCCGCGGTCACCCGCCCGTGA
- a CDS encoding cupin domain-containing protein, with protein sequence MLGWVGDIEEATLANDTFRTVLFTGEHMQLTVMRLAPGEEIGREVHPHLDQFIRVESGTARVELGAGQDAIDEEHELQADWAVIVPAGVWHNVINAGSEALALYSLYTPPEHPADTVHATKADADAAEHDHHT encoded by the coding sequence ATGCTCGGCTGGGTCGGAGACATCGAAGAGGCCACGCTCGCCAACGACACGTTCCGCACGGTGCTGTTCACCGGCGAGCACATGCAGCTGACCGTGATGCGGCTGGCTCCCGGCGAGGAGATCGGTCGGGAGGTGCACCCCCACCTCGACCAGTTCATCCGGGTGGAGTCGGGCACGGCCCGCGTGGAGCTCGGTGCCGGGCAGGACGCCATCGACGAGGAGCACGAGCTGCAAGCGGACTGGGCGGTGATCGTCCCCGCCGGCGTGTGGCACAACGTGATCAACGCCGGCTCGGAGGCGCTGGCCCTCTACTCGCTGTACACCCCGCCGGAGCACCCGGCGGACACCGTCCACGCCACCAAGGCCGACGCCGACGCCGCCGAGCACGATCACCACACCTGA
- a CDS encoding Bax inhibitor-1/YccA family protein — MQSRNPTLRRMARQGGHPPMMDQRQADAEFEAMAGRLTGDRMTIEGTVYKTLFLLGLTAATTVAVWFWAGGEPVAVPFAGMFFFPLLAVGVLTGFKPKLAPITGPIYAVIAGGFIGVLTLFLQGWVDGGLTVLPVQAALATMAVSGSMLVAYRTGLIRATPRLRKIVITATLGIMVFYLVNIGMSAFGSSTMPLIWGGGILPIVLSVAFIVVASLMLVLDFDLVEQMAGTAEKRMEWYGAFALTTTLIWLYIEMLRLLALLQRD, encoded by the coding sequence ATGCAGAGCCGTAACCCCACGTTGCGCCGGATGGCGCGGCAAGGCGGCCACCCGCCCATGATGGACCAGCGGCAGGCCGACGCCGAGTTCGAGGCCATGGCGGGCCGGCTCACCGGCGACCGGATGACCATCGAGGGCACGGTCTACAAGACCCTGTTCCTGCTGGGGCTGACGGCGGCGACCACGGTCGCCGTGTGGTTCTGGGCAGGCGGCGAACCCGTGGCGGTGCCGTTCGCCGGCATGTTCTTCTTCCCCTTGCTGGCGGTCGGCGTCCTGACCGGCTTCAAACCGAAGCTGGCCCCCATCACCGGCCCGATCTACGCGGTCATCGCCGGGGGGTTCATCGGCGTGCTCACCCTGTTCCTGCAGGGGTGGGTCGACGGCGGCCTCACGGTGCTGCCCGTGCAGGCTGCGCTGGCGACGATGGCCGTCAGCGGCTCCATGCTGGTGGCCTACCGCACCGGCCTCATCCGCGCCACCCCGCGCCTGCGCAAGATCGTCATCACCGCCACCCTCGGCATCATGGTGTTCTACCTGGTCAACATCGGGATGAGCGCGTTCGGCTCGTCGACGATGCCCCTGATCTGGGGCGGGGGGATCCTGCCGATCGTGCTGAGCGTGGCGTTCATCGTCGTGGCGTCCCTGATGCTGGTGCTCGACTTCGACCTCGTCGAGCAGATGGCCGGCACCGCGGAGAAGCGCATGGAGTGGTACGGCGCGTTCGCGCTGACCACCACGCTCATCTGGCTCTACATCGAGATGCTGCGGCTCCTCGCGCTGCTCCAGCGCGACTGA
- a CDS encoding DEAD/DEAH box helicase → MSDTKTFADFGVDPAICDALADADIHHPFPIQELTLPLGLMGADVIGQARTGTGKTLAFGIPLLQRVTDDKRTQALVIVPTRELCVQVRDDLDRASARLGTRVVPVYGGKAIETQAEALRAGAPVVVGTPGRLLDLLRRGILDLSGVNALVLDEADEMLDLGFLPDVVALLDACATDRQTQLFSATMPSAVVALARRYMRKPTFLRAEVEEARIAPETEQHFFSCHRMDKPAVLARILQTPGRGLCVVFTRTKRMADVLAAELQDRGIVAAPIHSDLRQEARERALSKFRKGTIDVLVATEVAARGLDISDVTHVVNYDCPDDEKMYLHRIGRTGRAGGSGVAITLAVWNELARLEMIKKALDVDSPIHEVFSTSPILDELFDLPARAPRSAPLVPSKPTRKRGEKSSSRGGKARGDATDAKRAKAGASGRPDTDRTAEAKPRDGAPKHTQPAAEHQDEGEETVARVRTRRRSSRGGAPEGSDTATAPAPRTRRKSAAGTGAREADAREPAPRDADTRDADTRDAAPRDADTRDAAPRAARPADAGGAPAGAGAGTRRRTRTRTRVAPSASGDRTPVRDSATSNGDRADQERPARSQERTRRGRSGGSKGSPKGDGRAPSGTSSDDPPARVRPEPSSPGEHSDPGDGGQRGRRARPRKARSEPRTRPDRDTVERTRGTGKPALNRPMAVTHLP, encoded by the coding sequence TTGAGTGATACCAAGACCTTCGCCGATTTCGGTGTGGACCCGGCGATCTGCGACGCCCTCGCCGACGCCGACATACACCACCCCTTCCCCATCCAGGAGCTGACCCTGCCGCTCGGCCTCATGGGCGCCGACGTGATCGGCCAGGCGCGCACCGGCACGGGCAAGACCCTGGCGTTCGGGATCCCGCTGCTGCAGCGCGTCACCGACGACAAGCGCACCCAGGCGCTCGTGATCGTGCCGACCCGCGAGCTGTGCGTGCAGGTCCGCGACGACCTCGACCGGGCCAGCGCCCGGCTCGGCACCCGCGTGGTGCCGGTGTACGGCGGCAAGGCGATCGAGACCCAGGCCGAGGCGCTGCGCGCGGGCGCCCCCGTGGTGGTCGGCACCCCCGGTCGCCTCCTGGACCTGCTGCGCCGGGGCATCCTGGACCTGTCGGGGGTCAACGCCCTGGTGCTGGACGAGGCGGACGAGATGCTGGACCTCGGGTTCCTGCCCGATGTCGTCGCGCTCCTCGACGCGTGTGCCACCGACCGCCAGACCCAGCTGTTCAGCGCGACCATGCCCTCGGCGGTCGTCGCCCTCGCGCGCCGGTACATGCGCAAGCCCACGTTCCTGCGCGCCGAGGTCGAGGAGGCGCGCATCGCCCCCGAGACCGAGCAGCACTTCTTCTCCTGCCACCGTATGGACAAGCCCGCCGTGCTGGCCCGGATCCTGCAGACGCCGGGCCGTGGGCTGTGCGTGGTTTTCACCCGCACCAAGCGCATGGCCGACGTGCTCGCCGCCGAGCTCCAGGACCGGGGGATCGTGGCCGCGCCGATCCACTCCGACCTGCGACAGGAGGCGCGCGAGCGTGCCCTGTCGAAGTTCCGCAAGGGCACCATCGACGTGCTGGTGGCCACCGAGGTCGCGGCACGTGGGCTCGACATCTCCGATGTCACCCACGTGGTGAACTACGACTGCCCCGACGACGAGAAGATGTACCTGCACCGCATCGGGCGCACGGGGCGGGCCGGCGGCAGCGGCGTGGCGATCACCCTCGCGGTGTGGAACGAGCTCGCCCGTCTGGAGATGATCAAGAAGGCCCTCGACGTCGACTCGCCCATCCACGAGGTCTTCTCCACCTCGCCGATCCTCGACGAGCTGTTCGACCTGCCGGCGCGGGCGCCCCGCTCCGCCCCGCTCGTGCCGTCGAAGCCCACGCGCAAGCGCGGTGAGAAGTCGTCGTCACGAGGCGGCAAGGCACGCGGGGACGCAACGGATGCCAAGCGCGCCAAGGCCGGTGCCAGCGGGCGTCCGGACACCGACCGCACCGCCGAGGCCAAGCCCCGCGACGGCGCACCGAAGCACACCCAGCCCGCAGCCGAGCATCAGGACGAGGGCGAGGAGACGGTGGCCCGGGTGCGCACGCGCCGGCGGAGTTCCCGTGGCGGTGCGCCCGAGGGCTCGGACACGGCCACAGCGCCCGCGCCGCGCACCCGGCGGAAGTCCGCCGCCGGTACCGGCGCCCGCGAGGCGGACGCCCGCGAGCCCGCACCCCGCGACGCCGACACCCGCGACGCCGACACCCGCGACGCCGCACCCCGCGACGCCGACACCCGCGACGCCGCACCCCGCGCGGCCCGTCCCGCCGACGCCGGGGGAGCGCCCGCCGGCGCGGGTGCGGGCACGCGCCGGCGCACCCGCACCCGCACGCGGGTCGCCCCCAGCGCATCCGGGGACCGCACGCCCGTGCGCGATTCGGCCACGAGCAACGGGGACCGGGCCGACCAGGAGCGTCCAGCCCGGTCACAGGAGCGCACCCGCCGCGGCCGGTCCGGCGGCTCGAAGGGCTCGCCCAAGGGCGACGGCCGAGCGCCGTCAGGCACCAGCTCCGACGATCCACCGGCCCGGGTGCGCCCGGAGCCGTCGTCCCCGGGCGAGCACAGCGATCCCGGCGACGGCGGGCAGCGCGGCCGCCGGGCCCGGCCGCGCAAGGCCCGCTCCGAGCCGCGCACCCGACCGGACCGCGACACCGTCGAGCGCACCCGGGGCACCGGCAAGCCCGCGCTCAACCGCCCGATGGCGGTCACGCACCTGCCCTGA
- a CDS encoding DUF885 domain-containing protein, with product MRDHSPTTATRLGDHARDDELDDWGPGAVDERLRELSGLQRRLADVHLEPGVPDDVELDGDRMLLDDTLAGMRLELDVLRLPETDPTFYLGIATDGVYDLLRRDDLPVGPRRAAAARRVAAVPRLLDQARANLTGVTAPRRQVTLLRAPGAATLFRDVVPAFAPQAALAGQAAAQACEAFALWLGTGEGAVVPDWPLGEGTWSEALRLVLGSRLPAEELWQRGWVRLDELQAEAEQLARAVLSGGGPPPTGDGPAPTGDPRALVWTALDRLAADRSPRERLVADAAAGLDDIVGFLRSSDLFDLPEPDVLRVEEVPAFQQGVAMAYFMPAPPLEPEAPHTYYLSPVPADWDDERATSFLREYNHHGLASVGLHEAYPGHYVHFAAAQRHPRRLRRTLWNSACAEGWAVYAEREVVRAGFGGPGLALTNVKMDMRAVANALLDQGLHVHGWDDDTAMALLTDRVYQERSEAEGKLVRAKVTAGQLSSYFVGGEEFADLRTDVAAARGSAFHPRAFHADVLAQGVPPVGVLRRALGVQPAA from the coding sequence ATACGCGACCACAGCCCGACCACGGCGACCCGCCTGGGCGACCACGCGCGGGACGACGAGCTGGACGATTGGGGCCCGGGGGCGGTCGACGAGCGCCTCCGGGAGCTGTCCGGGCTGCAGCGGCGCCTGGCTGACGTCCACCTCGAGCCGGGCGTGCCGGACGACGTCGAGCTCGACGGCGACCGGATGCTGCTGGACGACACGCTCGCCGGCATGCGCCTGGAGCTGGATGTCCTGCGGCTGCCGGAGACCGACCCGACCTTCTACCTCGGCATCGCCACCGACGGCGTGTACGACCTGCTGCGCCGCGACGACCTTCCGGTGGGGCCCCGCCGTGCGGCCGCGGCCCGCCGGGTCGCCGCCGTGCCGCGCCTGCTCGACCAGGCCCGGGCGAACCTGACCGGGGTGACCGCCCCCCGACGCCAGGTGACGCTGCTGCGCGCCCCGGGCGCCGCGACGCTGTTCCGCGATGTGGTGCCCGCGTTCGCCCCGCAGGCTGCCCTCGCCGGGCAGGCCGCGGCGCAGGCATGCGAGGCGTTCGCCCTGTGGCTCGGCACCGGGGAGGGTGCGGTCGTGCCCGACTGGCCACTGGGCGAAGGCACGTGGTCCGAGGCGCTGCGCCTCGTGCTCGGCTCGCGGCTTCCGGCCGAGGAGCTGTGGCAGCGGGGGTGGGTGCGCCTCGACGAGCTCCAAGCCGAGGCGGAGCAGCTGGCGCGTGCGGTGCTCAGCGGCGGCGGGCCGCCCCCCACCGGCGACGGGCCGGCCCCCACCGGCGACCCGCGGGCGCTGGTGTGGACCGCCCTGGACCGGCTGGCCGCCGACCGCTCGCCCCGCGAGCGTCTGGTGGCCGACGCCGCTGCTGGGCTGGACGACATCGTCGGGTTCCTGCGGTCGAGCGACCTGTTCGACCTGCCCGAGCCCGACGTCCTGCGCGTCGAGGAGGTGCCCGCGTTCCAGCAGGGGGTGGCCATGGCGTACTTCATGCCGGCGCCACCGCTGGAACCCGAGGCGCCGCACACCTACTACCTCTCGCCGGTGCCGGCCGACTGGGACGACGAGCGGGCGACGTCGTTCCTGCGCGAGTACAACCACCACGGCCTCGCCTCAGTCGGCCTCCACGAGGCCTACCCCGGCCACTACGTGCACTTCGCGGCGGCGCAGCGCCACCCGCGCCGGCTGCGGCGCACGCTCTGGAACTCCGCGTGTGCGGAGGGCTGGGCGGTCTACGCCGAGCGGGAGGTGGTGCGTGCGGGCTTCGGCGGCCCGGGGCTCGCGCTCACCAACGTCAAGATGGACATGCGCGCCGTCGCCAACGCGCTGCTCGACCAGGGCCTGCACGTCCACGGCTGGGACGATGACACCGCGATGGCGTTGCTGACCGACCGGGTCTACCAGGAGCGGTCCGAGGCCGAGGGCAAGCTGGTGCGCGCCAAGGTGACCGCCGGTCAGCTGTCCTCCTACTTCGTCGGCGGTGAGGAGTTCGCCGACCTGCGCACCGACGTGGCCGCCGCCAGAGGATCGGCCTTCCACCCGCGCGCCTTCCACGCCGACGTCCTCGCCCAGGGCGTCCCGCCGGTCGGGGTCCTGCGGCGGGCCCTCGGCGTCCAGCCTGCGGCCTGA
- a CDS encoding TetR/AcrR family transcriptional regulator, whose protein sequence is MGRRTRLSAPDRRAQLLDVAGGLFAEHGFHGLSMEQLAEAAGVSKPVLYQHFPSKRDLYLALVGDAVDEMEEQVRKALHGTTDNRARVEGAIAAYFDFVEDQRFGLLFRTADLTDPDVRVAVEDAMSRVSGAVGVLVAEDAGLDPESAGFLATALRGLATEGARWWLDHSTVDKDEAVTLLARLAWRGLGSFDPDDE, encoded by the coding sequence TTGGGACGGCGTACACGTCTGAGCGCACCCGACCGGCGTGCCCAGCTGCTGGACGTCGCCGGCGGCCTGTTCGCCGAGCATGGGTTCCACGGGCTGTCCATGGAGCAGCTCGCGGAGGCCGCGGGCGTGAGCAAGCCGGTGCTCTACCAGCACTTCCCGTCCAAGCGCGACCTGTACCTGGCGCTGGTCGGCGATGCCGTCGACGAGATGGAGGAGCAGGTCCGCAAGGCCCTGCACGGCACGACCGACAACCGCGCCCGCGTCGAGGGCGCCATCGCCGCCTACTTCGACTTCGTCGAGGACCAGCGTTTCGGGCTGCTCTTTCGCACCGCCGACCTCACCGACCCCGACGTCCGCGTCGCGGTGGAGGACGCCATGTCCCGGGTGTCCGGGGCCGTCGGCGTCCTGGTGGCCGAGGATGCCGGGCTCGACCCGGAGTCGGCCGGCTTCCTGGCCACGGCCCTGCGGGGCCTGGCCACCGAGGGGGCCCGGTGGTGGCTCGACCACTCCACCGTGGACAAGGATGAGGCCGTGACCCTGCTGGCCCGTCTCGCCTGGCGGGGCCTCGGATCGTTCGACCCCGACGACGAGTAG
- a CDS encoding DUF2017 family protein, whose product MGAVHGVARLPDGGVRVRLTAKERSLLQSLPGQLRPLLAGDAGDVGIRRRLFPHGYDDAQQEAEYRDLVGESLVEERLERLEAFAATLDGGQGGRWSWTVELSPDDAHAWLSALNDARLTLGVLLGITDESQWERGPEQDNPSAVALYYLGWLQEQLLGALMQSLDDESSG is encoded by the coding sequence ATGGGAGCAGTGCACGGCGTCGCCCGGCTGCCCGACGGCGGGGTCCGGGTACGCCTGACCGCCAAGGAGCGCTCGCTCCTGCAGTCGCTGCCCGGCCAGCTGCGGCCGCTGCTGGCCGGGGACGCGGGCGACGTCGGGATCCGCCGGCGGCTGTTCCCGCATGGCTACGACGACGCGCAGCAGGAAGCCGAGTACCGCGACCTCGTGGGCGAGAGCCTGGTGGAGGAACGGCTCGAGCGCCTCGAGGCGTTCGCCGCCACGCTCGACGGCGGGCAGGGCGGACGCTGGTCGTGGACGGTCGAGCTGTCCCCCGACGACGCCCACGCGTGGCTGTCCGCGCTGAACGATGCGCGGCTGACCCTCGGCGTGCTGCTCGGCATCACCGACGAGTCGCAGTGGGAGCGCGGACCTGAGCAGGACAACCCCTCCGCCGTGGCCCTGTACTACCTGGGCTGGCTGCAGGAGCAGCTGCTCGGCGCGCTCATGCAGAGCCTCGACGACGAGTCCTCCGGCTGA
- the clpS gene encoding ATP-dependent Clp protease adapter ClpS, whose product MSASAPTIAPQRTDDPVGEETTDRDRPWNVIVWNDPVTLMSYVVYVLRKLFGHDEPTATKLMLQVHKEGKAIVASGPRERSEGDVARLHAHGLQATLARD is encoded by the coding sequence ATGTCCGCCTCCGCCCCCACCATCGCGCCGCAGCGCACCGACGACCCCGTCGGGGAGGAGACCACCGACCGGGACCGGCCGTGGAACGTGATCGTCTGGAACGACCCGGTGACGCTCATGTCCTACGTGGTGTACGTCCTGCGCAAGCTCTTCGGCCACGACGAGCCCACCGCCACCAAGCTCATGCTCCAGGTGCACAAGGAGGGCAAGGCGATCGTCGCGAGCGGGCCGCGGGAACGGTCCGAGGGCGACGTCGCCCGGCTGCACGCCCACGGCCTCCAGGCCACCTTGGCCCGGGACTGA